A DNA window from Jaculus jaculus isolate mJacJac1 chromosome 1, mJacJac1.mat.Y.cur, whole genome shotgun sequence contains the following coding sequences:
- the LOC101594559 gene encoding LOW QUALITY PROTEIN: olfactory receptor 2K2 (The sequence of the model RefSeq protein was modified relative to this genomic sequence to represent the inferred CDS: inserted 1 base in 1 codon): MQGDNFTLWSFFILEGFSRYPRLEIALFVFSLVMYMITLMGNSSLILITVLDSRLQTPMYFFLGNLSFMDICYTSASIPTLLVNLLSSQKTIIFSGCXLSLAMGSTECVLLAVMAYDRYVAICNPLRYPIIMNRPVCVQLASVSWMMGCLTALLETNFKLQMPLCGNLIDHFTSEILAVLKLACTSSLLMDMIMLMVSILLLPIPMLLICISYIFILPTILRISSTEGRNKAFSTCGAHLTVVILYYGAALSMYLKPSSSNSQEIDKIISLLYGVLTPMLNPIIYSLRNKEVKDAMKKLLDKVALVSNT; encoded by the exons ATGCAAGGAGACAATTTCACCCTTTGGAGCTTTTTTATCCTGGAGGGATTTTCCCGATACCCAAGATTAGAGATTGCTCTGTTTGTCTTCAGCCTTGTAATGTATATGATTACCCTCATGGGTAACAGTTCCCTTATTTTAATCACTGTCCTAGACTCACGCCTTCAAACCCCCATGTACTTTTTCCTTGGCAATCTCTCTTTCATGGATATCTGCTACACATCTGCTTCTATTCCTACTTTGTTGGTGAACTTGCTGTCATCCCAGAAAACCATTATCTTTTCTGGGT ACCTGTCCCTTGCCATGGGATCCACAGAATGTGTTCTTCTGGCTGTGATGGCATATGACCGTTATGTGGCCATTTGCAACCCGCTGAGATACCCCATAATCATGAACAGGCCAGTCTGTGTGCAATTGGCCAGTGTCTCCTGGATGATGGGTTGTCTGACTGCCCTGCTGGAGACTAATTTTAAGCTGCAGATGCCTCTATGTGGGAATCTCATTGATCACTTCACAAGTGAAATTCTTGCAGTGCTCAAGCTAGCTTGCACAAGTTCACTTCTCATGGACATGATCATGCTTATGGTCAGCATTCTCCTCCTGCCCATTCCAATGCTCTTAATTTGCATCTCATACATCTTCATCCTCCCCACTATTCTGAGAATCAGCTCaacagaaggaagaaacaaagcatTTTCTACCTGTGGTGCACACTTGACTGTGGTGATATTATATTATGGGGCCGCCCTCTCCATGTATCTAAAGCCTTCTTCATCAAACTCACAAGAAATAGACAAAATCATCTCATTACTTTATGGAGTGCTTACCCCTATGTTGAACCCCATTATTTATAGTTTAAGgaacaaagaagtaaaagatgCCATGAAAAAACTTCTGGACAAAGTAGCATTAGTATCAAACACATAA